In the genome of Streptomyces lydicus, the window GAACCACTCGGTGAACGCGGCGATACCGGCCTGTGCCACCAGGCCGATCCAGGAGCGGTTCTCCGGGGGCATCGCGCGGTACCACGGCAGGGTGGCGTCCATGCGGGCGATGGCCGCGGCCGCCAGTTTGCCGGAGGAATTCTCCAGGCGCCGGAGGGTGGCGGAGTGCGGGTGCGCGTCGCGCGATGCGGGTTCAGACACGGGACAAGCCTGCACTATCGGGGCGGGAGGGTGCGGGGGCGGGGCTACGGTGGGCCCATGATTCAGGTGCGCAGAGGCCATGAACGGTATCCGGGCGGGGACGCGGAGGCCGGGATCGAGTCGCTGCACGCGTTCTCCTTCGGGCCCCATTTCGACCCGGACAATCTGCGCTTCGGCGCGCTGATCGCCTGCAACGAGGAGCGGCTGGCGCCGGGCGCCGGATTCGACGAGCACCCGCACCGCGACACGGAGATCGTGACCTGGGTGGTCGAGGGCGAGCTGACCCACCGCGACTCGGCCGGCCACGAGACCACCGTACGCCCCGGTGATCTCCAGCGGCTCAGCTCGGCCGGCGGCGTACGGCATGTGGAGCGCAACGACGGCGCGCGGCCGCTGCGCTTCGTCCAGATGTGGCTGGCGCCGCGGGAATTCGGCGGCGAGCCGTCGTACGAGGTGGTGCGCGGTATCGCCGACGGCACCCCGTACGCCGTCCCGCGGGCCGGGGCCCTGCTGCATCTGCGCCGCCTCGCCGAGGGCGAGCGCACCGCGGTCCCGGATGCCGCACGGGCGTATGTGCAGGTGGTGCGCGGCGCCGTACGGGCCGGTGCGGAGTGCCTGGAGGCCGGCGACGCGGCGCGGATCACCGACGGGGCGGGCGTGGAGCTGCGGGGGCTGACGGCGGCGGAGTGCCTGGTGTGGGAGATGGGGGAGGAGCCGGCGTACGGGTGAGGGCGGCGGCTTTGCCCGGAGTCGGTGGCGGGCCTGGAGTCGGCGGTGGGACCGGAGCCGGTGGCGCGTCACGTCGGTGTGTCGCGCCGTCCGTGACCGGGCGTCCTGTCCGCCCCGTACCGGGCCGTGCCGCCCGCGCCGCCCTGTCAGGCGGTCTGCGCCAGCTCGGCCAGCACCGCGTCGGTCAGCGGCGGCCAGGCCTCGACGGCCCACGGCCCGAAGGCCCGGTCGGCCAGCGCCACACACGCCGCGCGCGCGTCCGGGTCCACCCACAGGAACGTCCCGGCCTGGCCGAAATGCCCGAAGGTGCGGGGCGAGGACGCGCTGCCCGTCCAGTGCGGTGACTTGCCGTCGCGGATCTCGAAGCCCAGTCCCCAGTCATTGGGCTTCTGGTGGCCGTAGCCCGGCAGCACCCCCGTCAGGCCGGGGAAGGCCACCTGCGTCGCCTCCGCGAGCGTCTGCGGGGCGAGCAGCCGCGGCGCCTGCAGCTCGGCGGCGAACCGGGCCAGGTCGGCGACGGTGGAGACGCCGTCCTTGGCGGGCGAGCCGGGCAGTTCCGTCGCGGTCATCCCGAGCGGTGCGAGCACCGCCTCGTGCAGATACTGCGGGAAGGGGATGTCCGTCGCCTTGGCGATGTGGTCGCCCAGCGCCTCGAAACCCGCGTTGGAGTAGAGCCGGCGGGTGCCCGGCTCGGCCATCGTGCGCTGCTCGTCGAAGGCCAGCCCCGAGGTGTGGGCGAGGAGATGACGGACCGTGGACCCCTCGGGTCCGGCCGGTTCGTCCAGCTCGACGGCGCCCTCCTCGACGGCCAGCAGAGCGGCGTACGCGGCCAGCGGCTTGGTGACGGACGCCAGCGGGAAGCGGTGCTCCTGGGGGCCGTGGGATCCGGCCACCGACCCATCGGCTCGTACGACGGCGGCCGCGGCGGTGGGCACCGGCCAGTTCTCGATCATCCGCAGGCTCTGCATGCCCACGAGCCTAGGCGGTGTCCCCTCCGCCCTGTCCGGGAGGTCCCCGCGTCCTCAAATCCCGGTCAAGTCTGCCGGTGATCCGCACTTGCCTGGAGTGCACTCGAAGTCTCTAGCGTTGAGGACGTCGAGAGGCATCCGGCGAAAGGGCCGGAGACAACCGGCGATCCAGGGGAGACGGGGCATGACGGTAACGCAGAGCGAACCGGTCACGAGCGGGGCCACGGCCGGGAGGCTGCCGGCGAGGCCGCGCAAGTGCGCCCCGACGTCCACCCACCCGCGGCCCGCCGGCCGGGACCGGTACACGATCAGCGAGGTGGCGGCACACACCGGCCTCAGCGCGCACACCCTGCGCTGGTACGAGCGCATCGGCCTGATGCCGCATGTGGACCGCACCCACACCGGGCAGCGGCGCTTCACCAACCGCGATCTGGACTGGCTGAGCCTGGTGGGCCGGCTGCGGCTGACCGGCATGCCGGTCGCGGACATGGTCCGCTACGCCGAGCTGGTGCGGGCCGGGGAGTGCACCTTCGCCGAGCGCGA includes:
- a CDS encoding pirin family protein, coding for MIQVRRGHERYPGGDAEAGIESLHAFSFGPHFDPDNLRFGALIACNEERLAPGAGFDEHPHRDTEIVTWVVEGELTHRDSAGHETTVRPGDLQRLSSAGGVRHVERNDGARPLRFVQMWLAPREFGGEPSYEVVRGIADGTPYAVPRAGALLHLRRLAEGERTAVPDAARAYVQVVRGAVRAGAECLEAGDAARITDGAGVELRGLTAAECLVWEMGEEPAYG
- a CDS encoding serine hydrolase domain-containing protein produces the protein MQSLRMIENWPVPTAAAAVVRADGSVAGSHGPQEHRFPLASVTKPLAAYAALLAVEEGAVELDEPAGPEGSTVRHLLAHTSGLAFDEQRTMAEPGTRRLYSNAGFEALGDHIAKATDIPFPQYLHEAVLAPLGMTATELPGSPAKDGVSTVADLARFAAELQAPRLLAPQTLAEATQVAFPGLTGVLPGYGHQKPNDWGLGFEIRDGKSPHWTGSASSPRTFGHFGQAGTFLWVDPDARAACVALADRAFGPWAVEAWPPLTDAVLAELAQTA
- a CDS encoding MerR family transcriptional regulator — translated: MTVTQSEPVTSGATAGRLPARPRKCAPTSTHPRPAGRDRYTISEVAAHTGLSAHTLRWYERIGLMPHVDRTHTGQRRFTNRDLDWLSLVGRLRLTGMPVADMVRYAELVRAGECTFAEREELLTAHREDVRQRIAELQSTLDVLDHKIDIYADARRASERF